From a single Hevea brasiliensis isolate MT/VB/25A 57/8 unplaced genomic scaffold, ASM3005281v1 Scaf1, whole genome shotgun sequence genomic region:
- the LOC110635460 gene encoding tRNA-dihydrouridine(47) synthase [NAD(P)(+)]-like isoform X1: MAESAADLIEHMNLVIDQPPSQPLNPNGTHRTPEELVAKAIAPVKREFLRPPPSRTNQRDTAVSDADAKASKSSVVAKEKKSKRQLKRERRQKSALHLCPEVAKSEDVSSCAYGDKCRFSHDIEAFKAEKPADLEGKCPFTNGDGPCPYGLACRFYGTHEDGAKGNSSNALKKNSEINVLNKDVQKLLWKNKMKFPKADAKLKSLGLMGPGNSRVKKQDDGEVDQNSVNDSHATVASDSADKLECSLEVRTGENADGIITTNEIRPLKRVKSIIEEKCCSGEEANGLSVPEKDLENSCPETELEVMIDDALTETDGSLKIHLREKKLIDFRGKLYLAPLTTVGNLPFRRVCKVLGADVTCGEMAMCTNLLQGQASEWALLRRHSSEDLFGVQICGAYPDTVARTVELIDQECNVDFIDINMGCPIDIVVDKGAGSCLLTKPMRMKRVINAASGTVEKPITVKVRTGYFEGKNRIDSLIEDIGNWGASAVTIHGRSRQQRYSKLADWDYIYHCTRKAPESLQVLGNGDIFSYTGWNKHKSDCPELSSCMIARGALIKPWIFTEIKEQRHWDIRSGERLDILKDYVHFGLEHWGSDTKGVETTRHFLLEWLSYTCRYIPVGLLDVIPQQINWRPPSYYGRDDLETLMASDSAADWIRISEMLLGKVPDGFTFAPKHKSNAYDRAENG, translated from the exons ATGGCCGAGTCTGCTGCCGATCTCATTGAACACATGAACCTTGTAATCGACCAACCACCATCACAACCTTTGAACCCTAACGGAACTCATCGAACACCGGAGGAGCTTGTGGCCAAAGCCATAGCTCCAGTAAAGAGAGAGTTCCTTCGTCCTCCGCCTTCCAGAACCAACCAAAGGGACACTGCCGTTTCCGATGCCGATGCCAAGGCCTCTAAGTCAAGTGTAGTAGCCAAGGAGAAGAAGTCCAAACGCCAACTCAAACGCGAACGCCGTCAG AAATCTGCATTGCATCTGTGCCCTGAGGTAGCGAAGAGTGAGGACGTTAGTTCGTGTGCTTATGGTGATAAGTGCAGATTCAGCCATGACATAGAAGCCTTTAAGGCTGAG AAACCGGCTGATTTAGAGGGGAAATGTCCGTTTACTAATGGAGATGGGCCGTGTCCTTATGGCTTGGCATGTAGATTCTATGGGACACATGAAGATGGTGCTAAGGGCAATAGTTCGAATGCGCTgaagaagaactctgaaattaatGTATTGAACAAGGATGTTCAAAAGCTTTTGTGGAAGAATAAGATGAAGTTCCCCAAAGCAGATGCTAAACTCAAGTCTCTTGGTCTTATG ggacCTGGCAATTCAAGAGTAAAAAAGCAGGATGATGGGGAAGTTGATCAGAACTCTGTGAATGACTCTCATGCTACTGTAGCCAGTGACTCTGCTGATAAATTGGAGTGCTCTTTGGAAGTGCGAACCGGGGAGAATGCTGATGGAATAATAACAACTAATGAAATTAGGCCTCTGAAAAGAGTGAAGTCAATTATTGAAGAAAAGTGTTGCTCTGGTGAAGAAGCTAATG GATTAAGTGTTCCAGAGAAAGATCTTGAAAATAGTTGTCCAGAAACAGAATTAGAAGTTATGATTGATGATGCACTCACAGAAACAGATGGAAGTTTGAAAATACACCTGCGTGAAAAGAAGTTGATTGACTTCAGAGGAAAGTTGTATCTCGCACCTTTGACCACTGTTGGAAATCTTCCTTTTCGAAGGGTTTGCAAAGTATTGGGAGCTGATGTAACTTGCGGTGAAATGGCAATGTGTACAAATCTTTTACAG GGTCAAGCTTCTGAATGGGCTCTGCTGAGGCGCCATTCCTCTGAGGATTTGTTTGGTGTCCAAATATGTGGGGCATATCCAGATACTGTAGCACGCACTGTGGAGCTTATAGATCAGGAATGTAATGTGGACTTCATAGATATAAATATGGGCTGCCCAATTGATATTGTTGTTGACAAGGGTGCTGGGTCATGTCTTCTTACAAAACCAATGCGAATGAAAAGGGTTATAAATGCAGCTTCTGGCACAGTTGAGAAGCCTATAACTGTGAAG GTGCGAACAGGTTACTTTGAAGGAAAAAATCGTATTGACTCACTAATTGAGGATATTGGTAATTGGGGGGCCAGTGCTGTAACAATACATGGTAGATCACGCCAGCAACGCTACAGCAAGCTTGCTGATTGGGActacatataccattgtactagaAAGGCCCCGGAATCTCTTCAAGTACTAGGAAATGGGGATATCTTTTCATATACAGGCTGGAACAAGCACAAATCTGACTGCCCTGAGCTCTCTTCATGCATGATAGCTAGAGGAGCACTAATTAAA CCTTGGATATTTACTGAAATCAAGGAACAGAGGCATTGGGACATTAGGTCTGGAGAGAGATTGGATATTTTGAAGGATTATGTGCATTTTGGCCTTGAACATTGGGGTTCTGATACAAAAG GGGTGGAGACAACTAGGCATTTCTTATTGGAATGGCTTAGCTACACATGTAGGTATATACCTGTTGGTCTTTTGGATGTCATTCCACAACAGATTAACTGGCGCCCACCCTCCTACTATGGTCGTGATGACCTTGAAACTCTTATGGCTTCTGATTCTGCTGCTGACTGG ATTCGAATATCTGAAATGTTGCTCGGCAAAGTTCCAGATGGATTTACATTTGCACCAAAGCATAAGTCCAATGCATATGACCGAGCAGAAAATGGCTAA
- the LOC110635460 gene encoding tRNA-dihydrouridine(47) synthase [NAD(P)(+)]-like isoform X2, translated as MAESAADLIEHMNLVIDQPPSQPLNPNGTHRTPEELVAKAIAPVKREFLRPPPSRTNQRDTAVSDADAKASKSSVVAKEKKSKRQLKRERRQKSALHLCPEVAKSEDVSSCAYGDKCRFSHDIEAFKAEKPADLEGKCPFTNGDGPCPYGLACRFYGTHEDGAKGNSSNALKKNSEINVLNKDVQKLLWKNKMKFPKADAKLKSLGLMGPGNSRVKKQDDGEVDQNSVNDSHATVASDSADKLECSLEVRTGENADGIITTNEIRPLKRVKSIIEEKCCSGLSVPEKDLENSCPETELEVMIDDALTETDGSLKIHLREKKLIDFRGKLYLAPLTTVGNLPFRRVCKVLGADVTCGEMAMCTNLLQGQASEWALLRRHSSEDLFGVQICGAYPDTVARTVELIDQECNVDFIDINMGCPIDIVVDKGAGSCLLTKPMRMKRVINAASGTVEKPITVKVRTGYFEGKNRIDSLIEDIGNWGASAVTIHGRSRQQRYSKLADWDYIYHCTRKAPESLQVLGNGDIFSYTGWNKHKSDCPELSSCMIARGALIKPWIFTEIKEQRHWDIRSGERLDILKDYVHFGLEHWGSDTKGVETTRHFLLEWLSYTCRYIPVGLLDVIPQQINWRPPSYYGRDDLETLMASDSAADWIRISEMLLGKVPDGFTFAPKHKSNAYDRAENG; from the exons ATGGCCGAGTCTGCTGCCGATCTCATTGAACACATGAACCTTGTAATCGACCAACCACCATCACAACCTTTGAACCCTAACGGAACTCATCGAACACCGGAGGAGCTTGTGGCCAAAGCCATAGCTCCAGTAAAGAGAGAGTTCCTTCGTCCTCCGCCTTCCAGAACCAACCAAAGGGACACTGCCGTTTCCGATGCCGATGCCAAGGCCTCTAAGTCAAGTGTAGTAGCCAAGGAGAAGAAGTCCAAACGCCAACTCAAACGCGAACGCCGTCAG AAATCTGCATTGCATCTGTGCCCTGAGGTAGCGAAGAGTGAGGACGTTAGTTCGTGTGCTTATGGTGATAAGTGCAGATTCAGCCATGACATAGAAGCCTTTAAGGCTGAG AAACCGGCTGATTTAGAGGGGAAATGTCCGTTTACTAATGGAGATGGGCCGTGTCCTTATGGCTTGGCATGTAGATTCTATGGGACACATGAAGATGGTGCTAAGGGCAATAGTTCGAATGCGCTgaagaagaactctgaaattaatGTATTGAACAAGGATGTTCAAAAGCTTTTGTGGAAGAATAAGATGAAGTTCCCCAAAGCAGATGCTAAACTCAAGTCTCTTGGTCTTATG ggacCTGGCAATTCAAGAGTAAAAAAGCAGGATGATGGGGAAGTTGATCAGAACTCTGTGAATGACTCTCATGCTACTGTAGCCAGTGACTCTGCTGATAAATTGGAGTGCTCTTTGGAAGTGCGAACCGGGGAGAATGCTGATGGAATAATAACAACTAATGAAATTAGGCCTCTGAAAAGAGTGAAGTCAATTATTGAAGAAAAGTGTTGCTCTG GATTAAGTGTTCCAGAGAAAGATCTTGAAAATAGTTGTCCAGAAACAGAATTAGAAGTTATGATTGATGATGCACTCACAGAAACAGATGGAAGTTTGAAAATACACCTGCGTGAAAAGAAGTTGATTGACTTCAGAGGAAAGTTGTATCTCGCACCTTTGACCACTGTTGGAAATCTTCCTTTTCGAAGGGTTTGCAAAGTATTGGGAGCTGATGTAACTTGCGGTGAAATGGCAATGTGTACAAATCTTTTACAG GGTCAAGCTTCTGAATGGGCTCTGCTGAGGCGCCATTCCTCTGAGGATTTGTTTGGTGTCCAAATATGTGGGGCATATCCAGATACTGTAGCACGCACTGTGGAGCTTATAGATCAGGAATGTAATGTGGACTTCATAGATATAAATATGGGCTGCCCAATTGATATTGTTGTTGACAAGGGTGCTGGGTCATGTCTTCTTACAAAACCAATGCGAATGAAAAGGGTTATAAATGCAGCTTCTGGCACAGTTGAGAAGCCTATAACTGTGAAG GTGCGAACAGGTTACTTTGAAGGAAAAAATCGTATTGACTCACTAATTGAGGATATTGGTAATTGGGGGGCCAGTGCTGTAACAATACATGGTAGATCACGCCAGCAACGCTACAGCAAGCTTGCTGATTGGGActacatataccattgtactagaAAGGCCCCGGAATCTCTTCAAGTACTAGGAAATGGGGATATCTTTTCATATACAGGCTGGAACAAGCACAAATCTGACTGCCCTGAGCTCTCTTCATGCATGATAGCTAGAGGAGCACTAATTAAA CCTTGGATATTTACTGAAATCAAGGAACAGAGGCATTGGGACATTAGGTCTGGAGAGAGATTGGATATTTTGAAGGATTATGTGCATTTTGGCCTTGAACATTGGGGTTCTGATACAAAAG GGGTGGAGACAACTAGGCATTTCTTATTGGAATGGCTTAGCTACACATGTAGGTATATACCTGTTGGTCTTTTGGATGTCATTCCACAACAGATTAACTGGCGCCCACCCTCCTACTATGGTCGTGATGACCTTGAAACTCTTATGGCTTCTGATTCTGCTGCTGACTGG ATTCGAATATCTGAAATGTTGCTCGGCAAAGTTCCAGATGGATTTACATTTGCACCAAAGCATAAGTCCAATGCATATGACCGAGCAGAAAATGGCTAA
- the LOC110635459 gene encoding bZIP transcription factor 29, translating into MGDEEANSEMMQRLQSSFETTQSSSLMSKQPFSSMNQLDIPQLNQTQMRARHFAHFAQNFSSDNGKRVGIPPSHPNQIPPISPYSQIPFSRPTSQQMVSQNFSPGPTHSRSLSQPSFFSLDSLPPLSPAPFRDSSSTSASDPVSADVSMEERDANSHSLLPPSSINRGNTSRVGESLPPRKTHRRSNSDISFGFTNVMQSSPPLVQFRGSGVLERSVSGKENSGLAKPAQLVKREWERGGDSISNDEGMGERKSEGEAVDDLFSAYMNLDNIDALNSSGTDDKNGNENHDDLDSRASGTKTNGGDSSDNDAESSVNESGSSLPGVGLSSSTEKREGIKRTAGGDIAPTTRHYRSFSMDSLMGKLNFGDESPKLPPSPGTRPGQLSPSNSLDGNAFSLEFGNGEFSGAELKKIMANDKLAEIALTDPKRAKRILANRQSAARSKERKMRYISELEHKVQTLQTEATTLSAQLTLLQRDSVGLTNQNNELKFRLQAMEQQAQLRDALNEALTAEVRRLKLAAAELSGDSDPTKGMVQQLAINSQMFQLQQPQSSQQNIHQLQQQQQSPSQLNMHQLQQQPQLQQQNGNTSSNAESNQ; encoded by the exons ATGGGTGATGAAGAGGCTAACAGTGAAATGATGCAAAGGCTTCAATCTTCTTTTGAGACTACGCAATCATCTTCTTTAATGTCTAAACAACCTTTTTCATCAATGAACCAACTCGATATACCTCAATTGAACCAGACCCAAATGCGTGCCAGGCATTTTGCTCACTTTGCACAGAATTTTAGCAGTGATAATGGCAAAAGAGTAGGGATACCGCCTTCCCACCCCAATCAGATCCCACCCATTTCGCCGTATTCTCAGATCCCGTTCTCTAGGCCAACAAGCCAGCAAATGGTTTCTCAGAACTTTAGTCCAGGACCCACCCATTCAAGATCTTTATCTCAGCCTTCATTTTTTTCACTTGATTCGCTGCCACCGTTAAGCCCGGCCCCTTTCCGTGACTCCTCTTCAACGTCTGCGTCTGACCCAGTATCAGCTGATGTGTCCATGGAAGAAAGGGATGCAAATTCTCATTCCCTATTACCACCCTCATCCATTAATAGGGGTAATACTTCAAGAGTTGGTGAGAGCTTGCCTCCACGCAAGACACATCGGAGGTCTAATAGCGATATTTCATTCGGGTTTACAAATGTGATGCAATCTTCGCCTCCTCTCGTTCAGTTTAGGGGTTCTGGTGTTTTGGAGCGTTCAGTGTCTGGGAAAGAGAATTCAGGGTTGGCTAAGCCAGCTCAGCTGGTGAAAAGAGAATGGGAGAGAGGTGGTGATAGCATTAGCAATGATGAGGGGATGGGTGAGAGGAAATCTGAAGGTGAAGCTGTGGATGATTTGTTTTCAGCTTATATGAATCTGGATAACATTGATGCGCTGAACTCTTCTGGAACTGATGATAAGAATGGTAATGAGAATCATGACGATTTGGATAGTAGAGCTAGTGGGACAAAGACTAATGGAGGTGATAGCAGTGATAATGATGCAGAAAGCAGTGTGAATGAAAGCGGTAGTAGTTTGCCAGGGGTAGGATTGAGTTCTTCAACTGAGAAGAGGGAGGGGATCAAAAGGACTGCAGGAGGTGATATTGCTCCAACCACCAGACACTACAGAAGTTTTTCAATGGATAGCTTAATGGGCAAGTTGAACTTTGGTGATGAGTCTCCAAAGTTGCCACCTTCACCTGGAACTCGCCCAGGACAACTATCACCTAGCAATTCATTGGATGGGAATGCCTTCAGTTTGGAGTTTGGAAATGGCGAGTTTAGTGGCGCTGAGCTTAAGAAAATTATGGCAAATGATAAACTTGCTGAGATTGCATTAACTGATCCAAAGCGTGCAAAAAG GATCTTGGCAAATCGTCAATCGGCGGCTCGTTCCAAAGAAAGGAAGATGAGATATATTTCAGAATTGGAACACAAGGTTCAGACTCTGCAGACAGAAGCTACCACGCTCTCTGCCCAGCTTACTCTTTTACAG AGAGATTCTGTTGGTCTTACAAACCAGAATAATGAGTTGAAGTTTCGTCTCCAAGCCATGGAGCAACAGGCACAACTCCGAGATG CTCTAAATGAAGCGTTGACTGCTGAGGTTCGAAGATTGAAGCTTGCTGCTGCAGAGCTCAGTGGGGATTCTGACCCAACCAAGGGCATGGTTCAGCAGCTTGCCATCAATTCTCAGATGTTCCAGCTGCAGCAGCCACAGTCTTCCCAACAGAACATCCATCAATTGCAGCAGCAGCAACAATCACCTTCCCAGCTCAACATGCATCAGTTGCAGCAACAGCCGCAGCTACAACAACAAAATGGAAACACATCCTCGAATGCAGAGTCTAATCAATAG